One window of Pseudacidobacterium ailaaui genomic DNA carries:
- the gatB gene encoding Asp-tRNA(Asn)/Glu-tRNA(Gln) amidotransferase subunit GatB codes for MATTASVSPDVLAKYEAVIGLEVHVQLLTATKAFCGCANQFGAPPNTNICPVCLGLPGALPVLNEKAVEYATLAALALNCQVRDRSVFARKNYFYPDLPKGYQISQYDKPLAEHGWIEVPASDGPKRIGITRLHMEEDAGKSLHDGFPDSATRTYVDLNRCGTPLIEIVSEPDIRTPDEAYEYLTRLKEILLFTGVSDCNMEEGSLRCDANVSVRLRGAQKFGTKAEVKNVNSFRFIRAALQYEIERQIEVIESGGRVVQETRLWNANEGRTYSMRSKEQAHDYRYFPEPDLPPLILTPRLKEEVAKLMPELPEARRKRMVAEYEISEQDAQTLTATRAFADQFEAAARAAKNPKRVANLVQSELTSRLKAKGLELEQSPISMKGIAMAADLAEEGKLSSKQLKQLFDIAFEKGEDFPVVYEREKPQQITDPAALEKMIDEVIAANPKQVEQYRGGKKTVAAFFVGQVMKLSKGQANPALLNELVTKKLDS; via the coding sequence ATGGCTACAACAGCGAGCGTGTCGCCAGACGTTCTGGCGAAGTACGAGGCAGTCATCGGGCTTGAAGTCCACGTCCAGCTTCTGACGGCAACCAAGGCCTTTTGCGGGTGCGCCAACCAGTTCGGCGCGCCGCCGAATACAAATATCTGCCCGGTCTGCCTGGGACTGCCCGGTGCCCTTCCTGTTCTGAACGAAAAGGCCGTGGAGTACGCCACACTGGCCGCATTGGCGCTGAATTGCCAGGTGCGCGACCGCTCGGTTTTCGCACGCAAAAACTACTTCTATCCCGACCTTCCCAAGGGCTATCAGATTTCCCAGTACGACAAACCGCTCGCCGAGCATGGATGGATTGAAGTCCCCGCCTCTGACGGTCCGAAACGCATCGGCATTACGCGCCTGCACATGGAAGAGGATGCAGGCAAGAGCCTGCATGATGGCTTCCCCGATTCGGCCACACGCACTTACGTGGACCTGAACCGCTGCGGCACTCCGTTAATTGAAATCGTCAGCGAGCCTGATATCCGCACACCCGATGAAGCCTATGAGTATCTCACGCGGCTCAAGGAGATCCTGCTCTTTACCGGCGTGAGCGACTGCAATATGGAAGAGGGCTCATTGCGTTGCGATGCCAACGTGAGCGTGCGCCTGCGCGGAGCCCAGAAGTTCGGTACCAAGGCCGAGGTCAAGAATGTCAACAGCTTCCGCTTCATCCGGGCTGCACTCCAGTATGAGATTGAGCGGCAGATTGAAGTGATTGAAAGCGGCGGCCGCGTTGTGCAGGAAACTCGGCTCTGGAACGCGAACGAAGGTCGTACCTACTCCATGCGCTCGAAAGAGCAGGCGCATGACTACCGTTATTTCCCTGAACCGGACCTGCCGCCTCTCATACTCACTCCCCGGCTGAAAGAAGAAGTGGCAAAACTCATGCCGGAGCTGCCGGAGGCACGCCGCAAGCGCATGGTCGCCGAATACGAGATCAGCGAGCAGGATGCGCAGACGCTTACCGCAACCCGTGCCTTTGCTGACCAGTTCGAGGCCGCGGCCCGCGCTGCAAAGAACCCGAAACGCGTGGCCAACCTTGTACAAAGCGAGCTGACCAGCCGCCTGAAGGCCAAAGGACTGGAGCTTGAGCAATCGCCCATCAGTATGAAGGGCATTGCCATGGCCGCCGATCTTGCCGAAGAGGGCAAACTCTCAAGCAAGCAGTTGAAGCAGCTCTTCGATATCGCCTTTGAGAAGGGCGAGGACTTTCCCGTGGTTTACGAACGGGAAAAGCCACAACAGATTACCGACCCCGCCGCCCTTGAAAAGATGATTGACGAGGTCATCGCCGCCAATCCGAAGCAGGTAGAGCAGTATCGCGGCGGGAAAAAGACCGTCGCAGCCTTCTTTGTTGGCCAGGTGATGAAGTTGTCAAAAGGACAGGCGAATCCAGCTCTGCTGAATGAACTCGTGACCAAGAAGCTGGACAGCTGA
- the galU gene encoding UTP--glucose-1-phosphate uridylyltransferase GalU, which translates to MNKKVRKAVFPAAGLGTRFLPATKSIPKEMLALVDKPIIQYGVEEALAAGIEQIIIVTGRGKSAIEDHFDVSFELETTLERRGKKELLAITRNVSNMVELSYVRQKEARGLGHAVLMARDLVGDEPFAVILPDDVIDAPVPCLKQMLEVFNQHHGSVLATQIVEGPAISAYGVLDGKPISGNPRVMEVRGMVEKPKPSEAPSKNAIIGRYILTPKIFDLLEKTPLGAGGELQLTDGIKGLLETEKVYGYTFEGIRHDAGDKLGMLKATVDFALKRDDLGPAFREYLKSLSL; encoded by the coding sequence ATGAACAAAAAAGTGCGTAAAGCAGTATTTCCTGCAGCTGGACTCGGCACCCGGTTTCTTCCCGCCACCAAATCCATTCCGAAAGAAATGCTTGCCCTCGTAGACAAGCCCATCATCCAATACGGAGTGGAAGAGGCGCTCGCCGCGGGAATTGAGCAGATCATCATCGTCACGGGGCGCGGCAAGAGCGCCATTGAAGACCACTTTGATGTGAGCTTTGAGCTCGAAACCACACTGGAGCGCCGGGGCAAAAAGGAACTGCTCGCCATTACCCGCAATGTGTCAAACATGGTCGAGCTTTCGTATGTCCGACAGAAAGAGGCCCGGGGCCTGGGCCATGCTGTGCTGATGGCGCGCGACCTGGTGGGCGATGAGCCTTTCGCGGTCATTCTTCCTGATGATGTGATTGATGCGCCGGTCCCTTGCCTAAAGCAGATGCTGGAGGTCTTCAATCAGCACCACGGTTCCGTGCTGGCCACGCAGATTGTCGAGGGGCCGGCAATCTCTGCTTACGGCGTGCTGGATGGCAAACCGATCTCCGGAAATCCCCGTGTCATGGAAGTCAGAGGCATGGTGGAAAAACCAAAACCGTCCGAGGCCCCCTCAAAGAATGCCATCATTGGCCGCTATATTCTCACACCAAAGATCTTTGACCTGCTCGAAAAGACCCCGCTGGGTGCAGGCGGCGAACTGCAACTGACAGATGGTATCAAGGGCCTGCTTGAAACTGAAAAAGTCTACGGCTACACCTTCGAGGGCATCCGGCATGATGCCGGTGACAAACTGGGAATGCTGAAGGCGACCGTTGACTTTGCCTTAAAGCGGGACGACCTGGGACCGGCGTTTCGTGAATATCTGAAGTCGCTGTCTCTGTGA
- a CDS encoding DUF885 domain-containing protein: MMTATAAHADANADFRTLADQYFDQVTFAFSPSQGTSVGFHQYDAKLEDYSRRSIEAEIAALHNFEKKFEDLRPTQLDLSTRGDYEMVLNDIRSKLLTLEVIRPWEKNPDTYSSGITASAFTLMERKFAPANDRLRSLVSREKQMPAALKAARENLKNPPRIYTEIALEQIPGLISFFETDVPSAFQDATDAKTIAEFHQTNAEVIAALREYESWLKQEVLPRSNGDFRLGAETFSKKLQYDEMVDTPLPKLLDIAYADLRKNQAEFARIAKEVDPSKTPQEVLAELATIHPAPDQLLQTFQNTFSSLISFINSHHIITIPSDVRPTLEETPPFMRATTQASMDPPGPFETHSTTAYFNVTLPEKSWSKEHIAEHMAAFNDGTIISTSVHEAYPGHYVQFLWTRYANLSKVRKLIGSNTNIEGWAHYCEQMMLDEGYGQPGTGAKDEREAKLIRLGQLQDALLRDARFIVGIKMHTEGMSLDEARAFFVKEGYQSPSIADVETKRGTSDPTYLYYTLGKLEIMKLRSDLQKKEGSSFSLQKFHDDFMRQGGAPIQIVRQAMLGDNSPAL; the protein is encoded by the coding sequence ATGATGACAGCCACTGCTGCACATGCCGACGCAAACGCGGACTTTCGCACGCTGGCCGACCAGTATTTTGACCAGGTGACATTTGCTTTCAGCCCATCCCAAGGCACGTCGGTGGGCTTTCACCAGTACGATGCGAAGCTGGAGGACTACAGCCGCCGCAGTATCGAGGCCGAGATCGCGGCACTGCACAACTTTGAGAAAAAATTCGAGGACCTTCGCCCAACCCAGCTCGACCTGTCCACGCGCGGCGATTATGAGATGGTCCTCAATGACATCCGCAGTAAACTGCTGACACTGGAGGTCATCCGTCCGTGGGAGAAAAACCCGGACACCTATTCAAGCGGGATCACGGCCAGCGCATTCACGCTGATGGAGCGCAAATTTGCCCCCGCCAATGACCGCCTGCGCTCTCTGGTCTCGCGGGAAAAACAGATGCCTGCCGCCCTGAAGGCTGCGCGGGAAAACCTGAAGAATCCACCGCGTATCTATACGGAAATTGCGCTCGAACAGATCCCGGGCCTCATCAGTTTTTTTGAGACCGACGTCCCGTCGGCATTTCAGGATGCCACCGACGCGAAGACGATTGCTGAATTTCATCAGACCAACGCTGAAGTCATCGCCGCGCTGCGCGAGTACGAATCCTGGCTGAAACAGGAAGTCCTTCCGCGATCCAATGGCGACTTCCGACTGGGTGCAGAAACTTTCTCCAAAAAGCTCCAGTATGACGAGATGGTAGACACGCCTCTGCCCAAGCTGCTCGATATCGCCTATGCTGACCTCCGCAAGAACCAGGCTGAGTTTGCGAGAATCGCGAAAGAAGTGGACCCCTCGAAAACACCTCAGGAAGTGCTGGCAGAGCTGGCAACGATCCACCCTGCACCGGACCAGCTTTTGCAGACCTTCCAGAACACATTCAGCAGCCTGATTTCTTTCATCAACTCTCACCACATCATCACGATTCCATCCGATGTGCGTCCTACTCTGGAAGAGACACCGCCTTTTATGCGTGCCACGACGCAGGCATCGATGGACCCGCCAGGGCCGTTTGAGACGCACTCGACAACGGCGTACTTCAACGTGACTTTGCCGGAAAAAAGCTGGTCGAAGGAGCACATTGCCGAGCACATGGCTGCTTTCAATGACGGCACCATTATCAGCACCTCGGTGCATGAAGCGTATCCGGGACACTATGTGCAATTTCTCTGGACCAGATATGCCAATCTGAGCAAGGTCCGCAAACTCATCGGTTCGAACACCAACATCGAAGGCTGGGCGCACTACTGCGAGCAGATGATGCTGGACGAAGGATACGGCCAGCCAGGCACAGGTGCGAAAGACGAGCGGGAAGCGAAACTTATCCGCCTGGGGCAGTTGCAGGATGCCTTGCTGCGCGATGCACGGTTTATCGTCGGTATCAAAATGCACACGGAAGGGATGTCTCTGGATGAAGCGCGCGCCTTCTTTGTAAAGGAAGGCTATCAATCGCCTTCGATTGCCGATGTTGAAACCAAGCGCGGCACCTCGGACCCGACGTATCTTTACTACACTCTGGGCAAGCTGGAGATCATGAAGTTACGTTCTGACCTGCAGAAGAAGGAAGGCAGTAGCTTTTCTCTGCAGAAGTTTCACGATGACTTTATGCGGCAGGGTGGCGCGCCGATTCAGATTGTCCGACAGGCGATGCTGGGGGACAACTCGCCTGCACTCTGA
- a CDS encoding thioredoxin family protein, translating into MARTESAMLPLGTPAPEFSLPDVVSGRTVDLKSAAGPKGLLVMFICRHCPFVKHLEKALAQMGRDYQNKGIGIVAISSNDAVNYPDDAPDSLAVQARELGFVFPYLYDESQEIARAYDATCTPDFFLFDQNLKLVYRGQFDDSRPGNDVPVTGKDLRAAMDALLSEQPIHPVQKPSIGCNIKWK; encoded by the coding sequence ATGGCACGCACGGAATCGGCCATGCTTCCATTAGGAACACCTGCACCCGAATTTTCGCTTCCTGATGTGGTCAGCGGAAGGACGGTGGATTTGAAATCTGCCGCAGGGCCGAAAGGACTGCTGGTGATGTTTATCTGCCGTCATTGTCCCTTTGTCAAGCATCTGGAAAAGGCCCTGGCCCAGATGGGGCGGGACTACCAGAACAAAGGTATCGGCATTGTGGCCATCAGCAGCAATGACGCGGTCAATTATCCCGACGATGCTCCTGACAGCCTCGCGGTGCAGGCCCGTGAGCTGGGCTTTGTCTTCCCGTATCTTTATGACGAATCACAGGAAATCGCCCGCGCTTACGATGCAACCTGCACGCCGGACTTCTTCCTCTTCGATCAAAACCTGAAGCTGGTGTATCGCGGACAGTTTGACGACAGCCGTCCGGGGAACGATGTTCCTGTCACAGGCAAGGACCTCCGCGCCGCGATGGATGCTTTGTTGTCAGAGCAGCCCATTCATCCAGTGCAAAAGCCAAGCATTGGCTGCAATATTAAGTGGAAGTAG
- the mfd gene encoding transcription-repair coupling factor, with the protein MVLPFVRELLADLEHSSAFEQARRHLALARGRRRVSGLTATARALYLPLFAKAANVPVVVVVADNKAAEALETTLRAGCELTGAIAPERVLRLPAHDVLPFENLSPHPDIQEQRAATLWKMATGGASITIAPVETAAMKFFPAEYYSGLAQTLRRGEEMDLDTLMAHLSSVGYSTADIVEMPGQFSRRGGILDVYSPEADRPVRVEFFGDEIDSIRKFDPESQRSSTALEEATLLPLTETPITERLLAAVHARLSGARIEATEDPELVAEAVAAGGVSVFPGWEFFAAVAGADKTLLDLFPRCVLFVEEPAMVRNQIDRWWNKVEQRHDRSGIGSLIQPQDIYMRPEKLQALLHSHPGLDLDQLGAVDVLEDDATLGEIEFASRPTLRFHGSIPAFIEQIRTLMQQETRMLLAVPNQGEVERLANLLREYEIPYRLGSRIHHSGSETVYDESSYLAGDLRTPILVRTQLATGVSLPDANLVIFGANDFSDEADVTARPAPKKSKTSAFVSDFRDLAVGDYVVHVEHGIARYMGLKEIAQDGVNIEFMILEFAEQARLYVPLTRLDLIQKYRSSEAGTAPVLHKLGSQQWAKTKARVRKAMQDMADELLKLYAQRKAAQGYAFSPDNEFQREFEDAFDYNETEDQLSAIADIKHDMESNMPMDRLLVGDVGYGKTEVAMRAAFKAVQDGKQVAVLTPTTVLSFQHFETFKRRFQQFPITIEMISRFRTAKEQKQIIERVEAGKVDILIGTHRLLSKDIQFHDLGLLIVDEEQRFGVRHKERLKQMRQSIDVLAMSATPIPRTLHMSLVGLRDMSVIETPPKDRMAIQTVVAKFDEKLIRSAIELELERGGQVYFVHNRVETIYEIAAKIQELVPAARITVGHGQMSEGELEKVMLSFMHHEHDVLVATTIIENGLDIPLANTIIINRADRHGLSELYQLRGRVGRSNRRAYAYLLIPPEQELTDIARRRLAALKEFSDLGAGFKIAALDLELRGAGNMLGGEQSGHIEAVGFELYTTMLEEAVAKLKGEERVEVPVTQLNLGISLRIDENYIKEENQRLRIYKRIAGAQTETAVADVRAELEDRYGPLPDGVKLLLEAALLRAECERIGIAQIDRKRDQLHIRFTEKAQVDTGRLMKLVAQNAKRGAQFTPQGILHYPLTQTRPDEILMEIRLLLDDLTPEAVGAN; encoded by the coding sequence ATGGTCCTCCCGTTCGTCCGTGAGCTGCTCGCGGACCTGGAGCATTCCTCAGCATTTGAACAGGCGCGAAGGCATCTGGCCCTTGCCCGTGGGCGCCGTCGTGTCTCCGGACTGACTGCAACGGCCCGCGCCCTCTATCTTCCTCTGTTTGCCAAGGCCGCAAATGTTCCGGTGGTTGTGGTTGTGGCGGACAATAAGGCCGCCGAAGCACTTGAAACGACCCTCCGCGCCGGATGCGAGCTGACCGGGGCCATTGCGCCGGAGCGTGTTTTGCGGCTGCCCGCGCATGATGTTCTGCCCTTTGAGAACCTGTCTCCGCACCCGGACATTCAGGAACAGCGCGCAGCCACTCTCTGGAAGATGGCCACCGGAGGGGCATCCATCACCATCGCACCGGTAGAGACCGCGGCGATGAAGTTCTTCCCGGCCGAGTACTACTCGGGGCTGGCGCAGACGCTAAGGCGCGGCGAAGAGATGGACCTGGATACGCTGATGGCGCACCTGAGCAGCGTGGGCTACAGTACCGCGGACATTGTTGAGATGCCTGGACAGTTCTCGCGGCGCGGCGGCATTCTGGATGTCTATTCGCCAGAGGCCGACCGGCCGGTGCGCGTCGAGTTCTTCGGCGATGAGATTGACTCCATCCGCAAGTTTGACCCTGAATCGCAGCGCTCTTCTACGGCGCTTGAGGAAGCAACACTGCTTCCTCTTACTGAAACGCCGATTACAGAGCGACTGCTGGCCGCAGTCCATGCGCGGTTAAGCGGAGCACGCATCGAAGCGACGGAAGACCCAGAGCTTGTGGCAGAAGCCGTGGCGGCTGGCGGCGTCAGCGTATTTCCAGGATGGGAGTTTTTTGCTGCAGTTGCTGGTGCTGATAAGACCCTGCTGGATCTGTTTCCACGCTGTGTCCTGTTTGTGGAAGAGCCGGCGATGGTCCGCAACCAGATAGACCGGTGGTGGAACAAGGTGGAACAGCGGCACGACCGCAGCGGTATTGGCTCACTGATCCAGCCACAGGACATCTACATGCGGCCTGAGAAGTTACAGGCATTGCTCCACTCGCATCCGGGGCTTGATCTCGACCAGCTCGGTGCGGTGGATGTTCTGGAAGACGACGCAACGCTGGGTGAAATTGAATTTGCCTCGCGGCCCACACTGCGCTTTCATGGCTCGATCCCTGCTTTCATCGAACAGATTCGCACGCTCATGCAGCAGGAAACGCGCATGTTGCTGGCTGTGCCCAACCAGGGCGAAGTCGAGCGACTGGCAAACCTTCTGCGCGAGTATGAGATCCCATACCGGTTGGGAAGCCGTATCCATCATTCGGGAAGCGAGACGGTCTACGATGAATCGAGCTATCTTGCCGGCGACCTGCGCACACCGATTCTGGTGCGCACGCAACTGGCGACAGGGGTCAGCCTGCCGGATGCCAACCTTGTCATCTTTGGCGCGAACGATTTTTCAGACGAGGCCGATGTTACGGCACGCCCGGCCCCCAAGAAATCGAAGACCTCAGCATTTGTCTCTGACTTCCGGGACCTGGCCGTGGGCGATTATGTTGTACACGTCGAACATGGCATCGCCCGCTACATGGGTCTCAAGGAGATCGCGCAGGACGGGGTCAACATCGAGTTCATGATTCTGGAGTTCGCGGAGCAGGCGCGTCTGTATGTTCCGCTTACAAGGCTGGACCTCATCCAGAAATACCGATCGAGCGAAGCCGGCACAGCGCCTGTGCTGCATAAACTGGGCTCGCAGCAATGGGCCAAAACCAAGGCCCGCGTGCGCAAGGCCATGCAGGACATGGCCGATGAGCTGCTGAAGCTCTACGCCCAGCGCAAAGCGGCGCAGGGCTATGCTTTTTCGCCGGACAACGAGTTTCAGCGCGAGTTTGAAGACGCCTTCGACTACAACGAAACAGAAGACCAACTTTCGGCCATTGCGGACATTAAACATGACATGGAATCCAACATGCCCATGGACCGCCTGTTGGTAGGGGATGTGGGCTACGGCAAGACCGAAGTGGCCATGCGCGCGGCCTTCAAGGCTGTGCAGGACGGCAAGCAGGTCGCAGTGCTGACGCCGACAACAGTCCTTAGCTTTCAGCACTTTGAGACGTTCAAGCGGCGCTTCCAGCAGTTCCCCATCACAATTGAGATGATCTCGCGCTTCCGCACGGCAAAGGAGCAGAAACAGATCATCGAGAGGGTCGAAGCAGGCAAGGTAGACATTCTGATTGGTACACACCGGCTGCTTTCAAAAGACATTCAATTTCATGATCTTGGACTGCTGATTGTTGACGAAGAGCAGCGCTTCGGCGTGCGCCACAAGGAACGGCTGAAGCAGATGCGGCAATCCATTGATGTACTGGCCATGTCGGCCACACCGATCCCGCGCACGCTGCACATGTCCCTGGTGGGCCTGCGCGACATGAGTGTGATTGAGACACCGCCCAAAGACCGCATGGCCATCCAGACGGTGGTGGCCAAATTTGATGAGAAACTGATCCGCTCTGCCATCGAGCTTGAGCTTGAGCGCGGCGGGCAGGTGTATTTTGTCCACAATCGCGTAGAGACGATTTACGAAATCGCAGCCAAAATCCAGGAACTGGTGCCAGCGGCGCGAATCACCGTAGGCCATGGTCAGATGAGCGAGGGCGAGCTGGAAAAGGTGATGCTCTCCTTTATGCACCATGAACACGATGTTCTGGTGGCGACGACCATCATCGAAAACGGGCTTGATATTCCGCTGGCCAACACCATAATCATTAATCGGGCCGATCGGCATGGATTGTCCGAGCTTTATCAGTTGCGAGGGCGTGTGGGCCGATCCAACCGTCGCGCCTATGCGTATCTGCTGATTCCGCCAGAGCAGGAACTGACCGACATTGCGCGGCGCAGACTGGCAGCCCTTAAGGAATTTTCTGACCTCGGCGCGGGATTCAAGATTGCAGCGCTCGACCTTGAGCTGCGCGGCGCAGGCAACATGCTGGGCGGCGAACAGAGCGGACATATTGAAGCAGTTGGTTTTGAGCTGTACACCACGATGCTCGAAGAGGCAGTGGCCAAGCTCAAAGGCGAGGAGCGAGTGGAGGTCCCGGTCACGCAGCTCAATCTGGGCATCAGCTTGCGTATTGACGAGAACTACATCAAGGAAGAAAACCAGCGTCTGCGGATCTACAAGCGCATCGCAGGAGCGCAGACCGAAACCGCGGTGGCCGATGTACGCGCCGAACTCGAAGACCGCTATGGTCCGCTCCCAGACGGGGTGAAGCTATTGCTGGAAGCAGCCTTATTGCGCGCTGAATGCGAACGCATTGGGATAGCGCAGATAGACCGTAAGCGTGACCAGTTGCACATCCGTTTTACGGAAAAGGCCCAGGTGGACACAGGCCGCCTGATGAAACTGGTGGCCCAGAATGCCAAACGCGGCGCACAATTCACGCCGCAGGGAATTTTGCACTACCCGCTAACGCAAACCAGGCCGGATGAGATACTCATGGAAATACGCTTGTTGCTGGATGATTTGACGCCGGAAGCTGTGGGTGCAAATTAA
- the ruvB gene encoding Holliday junction branch migration DNA helicase RuvB: MAGKEDPERLVSAARAEDESSFELKLRPRWLREFIGQTKIKEQLAIALEAAKNRGEALDHVLLFGPPGLGKTTLATIIANELDVGFQQTSGPALQIQGDLTAILTNLRERQVLFLDEIHRLQPVLEEKLYTALEDYKLDIIIGQGPAARTHVMDIKPFTFVAATTRPGLLSSPLRSRFGILLRLEFYTDDELRYIIERSAEVLNIPIDPDGAAEIAMRSRGTPRIANRLLRRVRDFAQVRGSGIIDRPTAEQALKLLEVDAHGFDELDRRLMKTIIEKYDGGPVGLGTLAATLAEEEDALEEVYEPFLIQIGFLERTPRGRVATRLAYEHFGLPLPRRQNPTLF, from the coding sequence ATGGCAGGAAAAGAGGATCCGGAACGGCTGGTCAGTGCCGCGCGGGCAGAGGACGAAAGCTCCTTTGAGCTGAAACTGCGTCCACGCTGGCTCAGGGAATTCATCGGCCAGACAAAGATCAAGGAGCAGCTTGCAATTGCGCTTGAGGCCGCCAAGAATCGTGGCGAGGCGCTGGACCATGTGCTGCTTTTTGGCCCCCCCGGACTGGGGAAAACCACCCTGGCCACGATCATTGCCAATGAACTCGATGTCGGGTTCCAGCAGACCTCCGGGCCGGCCTTGCAGATCCAGGGTGACCTGACGGCCATCCTGACCAATCTGCGTGAGCGGCAGGTGCTGTTTCTGGACGAGATCCACCGCTTGCAACCCGTGCTTGAGGAAAAGCTCTATACGGCACTCGAAGATTACAAACTGGACATCATTATTGGACAGGGTCCGGCGGCCCGTACGCATGTGATGGACATCAAGCCATTTACCTTTGTTGCTGCTACGACCCGTCCCGGTCTGCTTTCCTCTCCGCTGCGCTCCCGCTTCGGGATTCTTTTGCGGCTTGAGTTTTATACCGATGATGAGCTGCGCTACATCATCGAGCGCTCGGCTGAGGTGCTGAATATCCCCATTGATCCGGACGGCGCTGCGGAGATCGCCATGCGTTCCCGAGGTACTCCACGCATTGCCAACAGGTTGCTGCGGCGCGTGCGCGACTTTGCCCAGGTGCGTGGTTCGGGCATCATTGACCGGCCTACTGCAGAGCAGGCGCTGAAGCTGCTTGAAGTCGATGCGCATGGCTTTGATGAACTGGACCGCCGTCTAATGAAAACCATCATCGAAAAATATGATGGGGGCCCCGTAGGACTGGGCACGTTAGCAGCAACTCTGGCCGAAGAAGAGGATGCCCTGGAAGAGGTCTATGAGCCGTTCCTGATCCAGATTGGTTTCCTCGAACGCACGCCCCGCGGACGCGTGGCGACCCGGCTTGCCTATGAACATTTCGGATTGCCACTGCCGCGCAGGCAGAACCCGACGCTTTTTTAA